TGAATAGGGGTATCCTCTTTGCACTGAATATGCATTGGTTCTCCATCCTGATCAAGACCATTTTAATCAAAACTATACTACTATGAGTAAATAGACTTACAATAAACTGTAGTAGTACCATAATCTGGGAGGCTGCATCGTCATTTTCCTCGCTGTGGTTATTAGATGAACTTCCAGTGTTACAACATGATCCAGCTTCATCTTCACTCCTGACACTTTCCTTCTTGTTATTAGATGAATTGCGAGTGTTACAGCATGATCCAGCTTCATATTCACTCTGCAAATGTGAGGATACAGGTTGAGAGACTGATGCCCTCTCAACAGAGCATACAAGGCGGATCCTTCTTGCAGCAGTTCCTTGTTGTGGATCAACGAGATCTTGAGCTGTCAAGTGCTTCATTGAAGGTGCCTGTTCCTGACCTTGTTCTTTCAAGGCATCTGAAAATGTCATGCCACTCCTGCCCGGTTCTACGATAGTATCGAACCAATGCTGGGGATAAGGGGTCCACAATCCAGCCCAACAGAAGGCTCCACTCTTTTGTGACTCCATGTGAGGATTGAATGCGGAGTGTAGTTGATCTTGGTTGCACAAGGGGGAGCCCTCGGCTACTCCACTGTAGACCATGCTGCTACTCTGGGCTCTTGCTTCAAGATTAGCATCACTTGTTTCTGTTTGTGGTGCATTGATTGAAGAAGAACAGCAAGTAGCATCTGTGTTGTCTGCACGCTTTGTTTAGAACAGGAAATAGAAGGGAAGAAAATGTTCTCATGAGATTAGTCAAAATGTGTAAGAGTAAATTCTAGAATATTCTAACCTGAATTAGAAGCATCTGATATGAATCATTCTTCCTCCAACTATCCATGAGTAATGTGTTATTGTTTGGATTGTTGGACGACGCGGTAGGATTAGACTCTACGTTTCCAGTGGGGTGCTTATCCATTTTGGTGTAATTTGGACTAAACAACAAACTTTGCAGGTCCTGCTCAGACAAGGTACTGCCAAAATGCGCTGAAAGATCTTGCTCACCCAGATTGCCGACAAAAGGGTGATCGCTGTAAGGGCGAATTGGAGAGGTGATATTAGGGAATCCATTGTATCTTTGCTCAGGCTCTAGGTCTGGAAGTTGAGATAACACGTCCAGAAAAGCATCGTCCTAAGTtttacacacacacaaaagaaaaaaaagaaaagaaatttatTATCATATAAATGCCATGGGGACCAGTAATGCAGGAGAATTAATAAGAAACTCACATGGGCTACAGTTTGCTCTTTGTCATGGACAGATGTACTAGCATCTTGTATTTCAGTCAGTTGGCTGAAACCAGATGATGGTAAGGTCTGATGATCCTTCATTATTGAGGCGAGGGCCGGTTGGACAGCAGGTGTGCCATTTTGGGGATTGCCTTGAGAAGACGTGGACAATTGTTGGTCCAAATTGGAGGCCGGGGTATGGGTATCATCTTGTTCGTGCTTGTTAAACAGGCGATACAGAACGAAGCTACCCTGACAAATTAAAGCAAATAGACACATTTGATTTGCTCAGCTATTTATATTTAGAGTATGGAGTAGACAGTATATATTTGGTCGTGCTTACGTTTTTGCCTGATTGGAAGTGAGGCTCAGTGGTGCGGTACTCGTGCATGATCCAGGCGGTGCGGAGGCCCCGCGGAGCTCTGCCGCGGTGGAAGACGAGGGTCTTCTTGATGCCGATGAGGGGGCCGGCGGGGCGGGAGCGGATGAGGCGGTCCTTGCCGGTGGCCTTCCAgtagccggcggcggtggagcggttGGAGCGGTGGCCGCCGGGATACTTGCGGTCGCGGGGGGCGAAGAAGAACCACTCGGGGTCGTCGGACTTGATAACGGACATGGCCGGGAGATCCCAGGGCTCGCAGGTGGAGAGGTCCACGTCCGGGATGAGGAGGAGGTCAGGGTGGCTCCGCCCAGCGATCTTTCCCTTCAGATAGTGCCTCACCAGCTCCTCGTCCGTCGGCCGGAAACGGAACCCCACCGGCAgaaccgccgcggcggcgaccgccggcGTCATCTCCACTTTCCCTTGTTTCATCGCCACTTTTCCCTTCTCCGACCTCTCTgtctttcactttttttttgagaaccaCTTTATATtctttcaaaacaaaaaaagtgTTTCACTTTTATCTTGCCATACCTAACAACCAATGTTTTAAGGGCAGGGTTAATTTATTCATGCCATTACAAGTATGTTATTTCAGATAAATATCATTATAATTTGTTTATTCGTAATTGTGTCActgaaatttttacaaaattagaaacATATCATTGCCGTCACATTTTCATCTTCTTCATTTATAACTTTAACTACGAATATACATTAACTAGTTACGTGTTTTCTTTTATAACTTGTGGTAACTGGATTTTTAACTTCTATGTTTGTGGAATGATCTATTTGTAAAGTGAGTATAATTCAATTGGTTAGgttcttgtggtggaaccagcccacccGAGTCTAAGTCCTAGACTAATTGTTTAGGCTAATTATTATTTCAGTAGTAGACGATGTACCTGTCGATAGCAAGACGTCGTTTGTGCGTTTGTACTATGTTTCTAAAAGTATTAATCTattatgttgatttttttttacaatcaaTTAAATTCCATGCAAATAATAAGTAGATATATTTTTTGAGTTTAGAATCCACTTCCGAAAATATGTGGAAGCCTAGAAGGTGTGGGTTGCATGCATACTTTCAAGCCTCTGAGATAATGGGCCGTTTTGGTTTGATAAACAAACATGCCCTACCAATTTATTGGCAAATGTAATAGTTTTTGTGTTAGTTTGGATCGTggccaaatatttggtagtgcatCTTTcctatttattatattttataagttTCTTCAATGTACTATGAGAATTTGGTTTTAtattggtagcaatccaaatgtttgctaaataatTTTACTCTACCAATAATTTGGTAGTGCCTAAGTTTACCTAGACTTTGGCATTACCAATAAATTGGTAGGTTAAAGAACCAAACAAGCCCAACATAAATTTTATAtacttcaaaattttgaaagaaaaaaatatgtggttCTTTTTTAACCTTTTTCGTAACCATTAAGATAAATACAAATCACGAGAAGATATTATGAATTTAGATAAttatatgttcagatttatagctTAAAATATACTGTACTACTTATATTTCAATACGGAGGTACTACTTCTGTAAGTTAGAGCATCTTCAACAGCCTCAGAGCATCTTTAACAGCCTCTCCATTCCACTCTTCAAGCCAAATTTTAGCCATTTTAGCCTAAAAAGgtgctccaacagcctctccaactGGATAGCTAAGCCATCCTGCTGGCCAAAACCCCTCCTCCactagccaaatttggccagccaGAAATCACTGGCcaaccgtgggccccacatagaTCCCCCCCTCCTTCGGCTCGGATGGCGCAGGCGGCCaagacctcgccgccgccgccaatgcaGGCGCCGTGCACCGCCGCAAGCACCAACttctgtaacaccctgaaaattcgaccaacaAAATCAGAACTCTAAAATTACGGACcctcaaaaactttttaaatgaaTTGCATCATGACGGttttattcgcctattttatttggatttgatttcGGAGTTTGTTGATCGCGAAtaaagaataattaattaggtaTAAACCCTAAAAATTAAACtggcaaaataaataattaaaatataatttaaaacaaaGATTAGGTGAGGTTggtaataaataaaaatattatcgcgaccatattagtATCAAATAAATTCaagtgcgatggaataagaattaactctaattaaattcaagaaagttatatataaaaataaaatatgggttaaATTAGGGTTAAATAGAGctagcactgttcattgcactctaGGTGCTCGACGAGGTTCCCTAGCCCCGCCCCTCCctgccgcgtgcgccgcgtcgcccgcccgtcgcgagccgctgccgcctgtcgcgcgtcgccgtcgccatcgccgcctaccgccgcgcgccgtcgccccgcgtctcgagccccgcgccaccgcgtcgccgtcccgtcgcctcgcgccgcgcgctcgccgcctcgcgccccgtgccgcgcgccgtcgccatcactGTCGCCGTCACCGTAGCGTCACCGTCGCCGCTTCGagtcccgtgccgccgctgccgtgccgCATCACCgctcccgctgccgcgccgcgcgcgtcgccgtcgtctcgagccccgctccgccgtcgccgtcgcgtcgcccgtcccgCCGTCGCATcacccgtcccgtcgccgcgcgccgtcgccgtcgcccgtctcgagccccgcgccgccgcgtcgccgtcccatcgccgcgcgccgtcaccgtcgccgatgccccgcgccgtcgtcgtcgccacgtCGAGCCCCACGccacccgtcgcgtcgcccgtcttgagccccgccccgccgcccgtcgcgtcgccgcccgtcgcgtcgccgccccgagccccacgCTGCCGTTgcgtcgccgcccgtgcgccgccgtcgcgtcgccattaagccgccgcccctccccctctccttctctccctcttccctATAAATACCCCACCCCCTCTCTATTTCCCCCCACTCcatttccctcctcctcccctcttccctctccaccgcgccgccgctctcgtgccACTGCACCGCCAccctcgtgccgccgcgccgcgccgtgtgcCGCTCCGAGCGTCGcctcgccttgcgccgccgtcgccgccgccgccgtcggtaagccgccgcccctcccctcgtccgccgccgtcgccgccccgggtagcatgagccgagagagagaggaagggagaagccgggagggagaagaaagagaaaagaaagaaaaggagggaggaaaaaggaaagaaagaaagaggagagaaaagaaagaagaggaaaagaaaagaaagaaaaggagggagaaaaggaaaagaaagaaaagaggagagaaaaagaaaaggaaaaataaatagaaattagagggagattaaGGAAgcttagaaaatttaaaataattagaatttaattataggttGATTATAGTCATAGAAttgtaaaatttaatataattatagattattttggtaatctctataagtaactCACTCGCGGTAGATAATCGGATTTAGTTACTAAGAATTGTATTCTTCGTTGAATGTTAATAGAGACACTTCTAAATCACAAAATGACTTAGGATTAAATGACCTTAAAATTGGAATAGCGTGGTTTTTGCAAACTTTGTAGTCAATATAGAAAGATCGATTCGCGCTCGACTTTTATTTGagtttatttggattttatttgaattctaattgaGTTCAAATCATTTCTTCGCACGTAAttttagagcccgagggagttgcggatccgagcGAGGGTCAAGACCCGCAGGACTACGAGcgaggcaagtcatcactattccttgaacatgttgatcccaattgcgaaattgttttgtttacaaataaaattgcatgcaatgataaacatcctacttgtgattatgccatgccttgattattgtttaccccttattccttcgtaaccatgtttacgtatgagtccctagtcaactatgacaattgcttagaaatgctattctagaatcatgcatactcatatttatcaaaatgCTTTATACTTGggaaattacctttgggaaggtaattgagatgcggcatgtggagacatgagcgccacattgccatgatattgatgacatgatttgtgaaaggagaaataaaactaaacaactgttttcgactggggcggacggaggatttgggtggtatctgaaaaaggctagtaccgtccccggtcaattaaggaccgagccatgaagttaagaatgaaacgacccccgtacaaccgcacttctcgtatgggtatagacctagcggagtagatagccgagcggaggcagtatccctgcatagatggttcacccctgagtgaggcaggtgcgctacggtgggacagccgttgaggtagggtcgagaggcgtgccctacatcagtgtcgccattggtaggactgccatgagtgtgtgagagagagaacttaacttgaactataatttaatatgtgtgtgagacttctctttcccgggagcgccagaactcctctcactgctagaaacatggacacctagagtgcatgaggatttaagttcatggagcgggtactgccaatgcgaggttatcaaaAAGCTTTgtcgtgacgcgtctcatgtgttgggacgaggctcatgtgttgggtagtcgcggagtgcgggtaaagtgtacatccactgcagtgtgagtaaagcaaatctattcgaatagccgtgctcgcggttattgagcaccgggacgtgtattacacttggctagactctaaactcttaacttgtgtgggatgggatattgcatgatgactTTTATGCTggtggagccacttcctgagaggagggaaggtggacgtcctcagaaaatcatgacgactcaatggcgggaagccaTCCTTGGGATCACATTGGATGCTGGACAGAACCGccgttgtttaatgtgaacactggtactaaaatttgatcagtctatgctaggttttaggcttgtgaaaagaattacaaaacttgctttacgCAAATGAACCATAGCCACACCTTGAATACTCtctatcatgtgcattgttgctgtggtggcttgctgagtacggttggtactcacccttgcaatatacaaacttaatcagaggtcggagatgaagcttcggaggatccctacgcttactaccaggagggtgatgaagacgatggcgctcagtaggtcttagttacggtcgttgcaagtggcaatggcgtgccgctgccttatctacttctgcttttggaatgtattccggaccgctcggtccgatgatctaagactatgcctgcgggcttatgatgtaataattcgcactagactctcgtgtatgtgcatttggtatttcagctaagAACTcatgtgtaccagactacttgatccagggaaatggtactgtttacacgattgattcctgttataaaaacgggagTCCACAACTTCTGTGCGCCGCTTGCATCTCCAGGATGGTACGGCGAAGCTCCTCGACCGCGGGCActgggccgctgccgccggcgaggagggggcCGTGGCGGGGTTGttggggagccggcggcggagagcacgACGACGAGCATCTTGAACCTACGCCAGAGCGCCACCATCGTTGTCGAGGTCGCCagccgctgtcgtcgtcgtgTGCACCGTCGCCAGTCGTCCCCGAGGTTGCCGTTGCTGTCATCTGGATCCAGCGGCGGCCG
The Oryza sativa Japonica Group chromosome 6, ASM3414082v1 DNA segment above includes these coding regions:
- the LOC4339834 gene encoding uncharacterized protein isoform X1 gives rise to the protein MKQGKVEMTPAVAAAAVLPVGFRFRPTDEELVRHYLKGKIAGRSHPDLLLIPDVDLSTCEPWDLPAMSVIKSDDPEWFFFAPRDRKYPGGHRSNRSTAAGYWKATGKDRLIRSRPAGPLIGIKKTLVFHRGRAPRGLRTAWIMHEYRTTEPHFQSGKNGSFVLYRLFNKHEQDDTHTPASNLDQQLSTSSQGNPQNGTPAVQPALASIMKDHQTLPSSGFSQLTEIQDASTSVHDKEQTVAHDDAFLDVLSQLPDLEPEQRYNGFPNITSPIRPYSDHPFVGNLGEQDLSAHFGSTLSEQDLQSLLFSPNYTKMDKHPTGNVESNPTASSNNPNNNTLLMDSWRKNDSYQMLLIQRADNTDATCCSSSINAPQTETSDANLEARAQSSSMVYSGVAEGSPLCNQDQLHSAFNPHMESQKSGAFCWAGLWTPYPQHWFDTIVEPGRSGMTFSDALKEQGQEQAPSMKHLTAQDLVDPQQGTAARRIRLVCSVERASVSQPVSSHLQSEYEAGSCCNTRNSSNNKKESVRSEDEAGSCCNTGSSSNNHSEENDDAASQIMDGEPMHIQCKEDTPIQVDHSVEVMDKLQGFSFHEEMLVHANQPRGTNLKQRLLRVESRNSNENNVPSLETREQQHAPHIQKWTSSVVRLGWGWQWPALFVMAGSLLLLVGVWKSLNHTT
- the LOC4339834 gene encoding NAC domain containing protein 50 isoform X2 — its product is MKQGKVEMTPAVAAAAVLPVGFRFRPTDEELVRHYLKGKIAGRSHPDLLLIPDVDLSTCEPWDLPAMSVIKSDDPEWFFFAPRDRKYPGGHRSNRSTAAGYWKATGKDRLIRSRPAGPLIGIKKTLVFHRGRAPRGLRTAWIMHEYRTTEPHFQSGKNGSFVLYRLFNKHEQDDTHTPASNLDQQLSTSSQGNPQNGTPAVQPALASIMKDHQTLPSSGFSQLTEIQDASTSVHDKEQTVAHDDAFLDVLSQLPDLEPEQRYNGFPNITSPIRPYSDHPFVGNLGEQDLSAHFGSTLSEQDLQSLLFSPNYTKMDKHPTGNVESNPTASSNNPNNNTLLMDSWRKNDSYQMLLIQRADNTDATCCSSSINAPQTETSDANLEARAQSSSMVYSGVAEGSPLCNQDQLHSAFNPHMESQKSGAFCWAGLWTPYPQHWFDTIVEPGRSGMTFSDALKEQGQEQAPSMKHLTAQDLVDPQQGTAARRIRLVCSVERASVSQPVSSHLQSEYEAGSCCNTRNSSNNKKESVRSEDEAGSCCNTGSSSNNHSEENDDAASQIMDGEPMHIQCKEDTPIQVDHSVEVMDKLQGFSFHADLLQFPTCRRDVGTC